From one Prochlorococcus marinus XMU1404 genomic stretch:
- a CDS encoding cysteine desulfurase family protein, whose translation MEKNFIYLDNASTTPLSENVLNIINSTYRNYWHNPSSTYELGIKCSTYLEKIRSKIAYIFEAEPEDIIFTSGSSESTNIVFNNIYENFKNGKVVISNVEHQATTICANRLRKQNWDIFEWKVNNEGILNISNIDKILTKETKLVSIIWGQSEIGTIQPVQFIGSKCEELNIMFHLDGTQILSNGIFSWKELKCDFLSLSAHKFGGPKGIGILLTKEKSRQILKNKDISLTQEFSIRQGTQALPLIAGMYESLKNIKGKIKLYDYITKFPSNNINKLKNYFLLRIKDNNHIKITGSINYRLPNHISFLLLNKLSEPIRAYKIVNFMSENKIAISSGSACSSSSGKPSSTLKNIGLKDDELYSNIRVTLGSINNKSEIDKFLELIQICIDKF comes from the coding sequence ATGGAAAAGAATTTTATCTATTTAGATAATGCATCCACAACTCCATTATCTGAGAATGTTCTGAATATAATAAATTCAACTTATAGGAATTATTGGCATAACCCATCATCCACATATGAGCTAGGGATAAAATGCTCTACATATCTCGAAAAAATTAGATCTAAAATTGCTTATATTTTTGAAGCAGAACCAGAGGATATAATTTTTACATCTGGTTCTTCGGAATCTACAAATATTGTATTTAATAATATTTATGAGAACTTTAAAAATGGTAAGGTTGTTATTTCTAATGTTGAACATCAAGCAACAACTATTTGTGCTAATAGACTAAGAAAACAAAATTGGGATATTTTCGAATGGAAGGTAAATAATGAAGGAATTTTAAATATTTCTAATATCGATAAAATTTTAACCAAGGAAACTAAGCTTGTATCAATTATTTGGGGACAAAGTGAAATTGGGACAATACAACCTGTTCAATTTATAGGTTCCAAATGTGAAGAATTAAATATAATGTTTCATTTAGATGGAACGCAAATATTAAGTAATGGAATATTCAGTTGGAAAGAACTTAAATGTGATTTTTTAAGTTTATCTGCTCATAAATTTGGAGGTCCAAAAGGCATCGGTATTCTTTTAACAAAAGAAAAGTCTAGACAAATTTTAAAAAATAAAGACATATCACTTACTCAGGAATTTTCAATTAGACAAGGTACACAAGCTTTGCCATTAATCGCTGGAATGTATGAATCATTAAAGAATATTAAAGGAAAAATAAAATTATATGATTACATAACTAAATTTCCTTCTAATAATATTAATAAATTAAAAAATTATTTTTTACTAAGGATTAAGGATAATAATCACATAAAGATTACGGGCAGCATTAACTACAGGCTTCCCAATCATATTTCGTTTCTATTATTAAATAAACTATCTGAGCCTATAAGGGCATATAAGATTGTTAATTTCATGTCAGAAAATAAAATAGCCATAAGTAGTGGAAGTGCTTGTTCAAGCTCATCTGGGAAACCTAGCTCTACACTTAAAAATATTGGTTTAAAAGATGATGAACTATATTCAAATATTCGTGTTACTTTAGGTTCAATAAACAATAAGTCAGAAATAGATAAATTTTTAGAACTTATTCAAATATGTATTGACAAATTTTAA
- the dapF gene encoding diaminopimelate epimerase: protein MKNITFDKYQGNGNDFVVIDSRGNDLYKNYKTHKLFDIKKICNRQFGIGADGVIFIEEPNEDNYAKMIIFNSDGSEAQMCGNGIRCLVEYLHVNDSMNNKNIEYKIETKAGLKIAKYIKDEITVKMGVPILDSQNIPTTIEKKINSIPSHKFVEKNFNNIGYAVGMGNPHLIFFVQDIESIILSRLGPIFEKNELFPEKTNVHFCQILNRDNIKVKVWERGAGATLACGTGACAIHVAAYKLGHCNPQTIVTLPGGNLKIDWSKDDCEVMMTGNAKKVFSGSMLVN from the coding sequence ATGAAAAATATAACTTTTGATAAATATCAAGGTAACGGAAATGATTTCGTTGTAATTGATTCTAGAGGAAATGATTTATATAAAAATTACAAGACACATAAACTTTTTGATATAAAAAAAATTTGCAACAGGCAATTTGGTATTGGAGCAGATGGAGTGATTTTTATAGAAGAACCTAATGAAGATAATTATGCAAAAATGATAATCTTTAATTCTGATGGTTCTGAAGCACAAATGTGTGGAAACGGAATTAGGTGTTTAGTTGAGTATCTACATGTAAATGATTCAATGAATAATAAAAATATAGAATATAAAATTGAGACTAAAGCAGGTTTAAAAATTGCAAAATACATAAAAGATGAAATTACAGTAAAAATGGGAGTTCCAATTTTAGATAGTCAAAATATTCCAACAACAATTGAAAAAAAAATCAATTCAATTCCTTCGCATAAATTTGTTGAGAAAAATTTTAATAATATAGGTTATGCCGTAGGAATGGGAAATCCTCATTTAATATTCTTTGTTCAAGACATAGAGTCAATTATTCTTTCCAGACTTGGGCCTATATTTGAAAAAAATGAATTATTTCCAGAAAAAACTAATGTTCATTTTTGTCAAATTTTAAATAGAGATAATATCAAAGTAAAAGTATGGGAAAGAGGTGCTGGAGCAACATTAGCCTGTGGAACAGGTGCCTGTGCTATTCATGTAGCAGCTTATAAATTAGGCCATTGTAATCCACAAACCATAGTAACTTTACCCGGAGGTAATCTCAAAATTGATTGGTCAAAAGACGATTGTGAAGTCATGATGACCGGTAATGCTAAAAAGGTTTTCTCAGGATCAATGTTAGTAAATTAA
- the leuS gene encoding leucine--tRNA ligase, with protein sequence MISPDKQYEADNNLYNPSEIEKKWQSIWIENNLYKTDELTENSDKFYALSMFPYPSGNLHMGHVRNYVITDLIARFQRFKGKSVLHPMGWDAFGLPAENAAIERGISPSVWTKKNISHMKSQLKLLGLSVDWEREFATCDENYYIWTQYLFLELYEAGLVYQNESEVNWDPIDNTVLANEQVDSEGKSWRSGAVVEKKLLKQWFLRITNYADELLKDLEKLDNWPERVKIMQDNWIGKSIGTNINFNINTNQEEKITVFTTRPDTLFGVTYLAISVNHALIKNISDQETIKDIEHLKQNLKNNKNNELEKIGIKTSLIAINPVNSEPIPIWVASYVLDEYGTGAVMGVPAHDLRDFEFAKKNNIDIKQVIINDKSVQTKELDKPYVENGYLINSNQYDGIENTIAKLKISEEGVNNGWAENKVQYRLRDWLISRQRYWGCPIPIVNCKKCGSVPLKKSELPVSLPKDIEISSNKINALGDNNNWINTTCPKCGIAARKETDTMDTFMCSSWYFLRYPSSKCSTKPFEKMEINKWLPVDQYVGGVEHAILHLLYARFFTKALRDNELFEIDEPFKKLLTQGMVQAAAYKNNKTGKYVSPSDITDLSNPTDPIDNSKLEVLFEKMSKSKYNGIDPESVIKKYGADTARMFILFKAPPEKDLEWGDTDVEGQFRFLSRIWKLYINCAKDINSKSKTYPDKEKSLIKSLNIAIKEISNDILNNQFNTAISELMKFYNSLSNSINEVNNNLKKEALKTFCILLAPFAPHIAEEIWHLIGFKNSVHLEKWPTFNAEALKEDSYELVIQVNGKVRDKVNINNEMNEDQIKELSLKRPNILKWTQDKEIRKIIIVKGKIMNIVI encoded by the coding sequence GTGATTTCTCCCGATAAACAATATGAGGCTGATAATAATTTATATAATCCATCAGAAATAGAAAAAAAATGGCAATCAATATGGATAGAAAACAATTTATACAAAACCGATGAATTAACAGAGAATAGTGATAAATTTTATGCTTTATCAATGTTTCCCTATCCTTCAGGTAATCTTCATATGGGACATGTTAGAAATTATGTTATTACAGACTTAATAGCTCGGTTCCAAAGGTTTAAGGGCAAATCTGTTTTGCATCCAATGGGTTGGGACGCTTTTGGTTTGCCTGCTGAGAATGCAGCGATTGAAAGAGGAATTAGTCCCAGCGTCTGGACTAAAAAAAATATTTCTCATATGAAGTCACAATTAAAGCTTTTGGGACTATCAGTTGATTGGGAAAGGGAATTTGCAACTTGTGATGAAAATTATTATATTTGGACGCAATATCTATTTTTAGAATTATACGAGGCAGGTCTTGTATATCAAAATGAATCAGAAGTTAATTGGGATCCTATAGATAATACTGTCTTAGCAAATGAACAAGTTGACTCGGAGGGTAAATCTTGGAGATCTGGGGCAGTAGTTGAAAAAAAATTATTAAAACAATGGTTTTTAAGGATTACTAATTATGCAGATGAGTTATTAAAGGATTTAGAAAAATTAGATAACTGGCCAGAAAGAGTAAAAATAATGCAAGATAATTGGATTGGAAAGTCAATTGGTACAAATATTAATTTCAATATCAATACAAATCAAGAAGAAAAAATAACTGTATTTACAACAAGGCCAGATACTTTATTTGGAGTTACTTATTTAGCAATTTCTGTTAATCATGCATTAATTAAAAATATTTCTGATCAAGAAACCATAAAAGATATAGAACATCTTAAACAAAATTTGAAAAATAATAAAAATAATGAACTTGAAAAAATTGGAATAAAAACCAGCTTAATAGCAATAAATCCAGTTAATTCTGAACCTATTCCTATTTGGGTGGCAAGTTATGTTCTCGATGAATACGGGACAGGAGCTGTTATGGGAGTGCCTGCTCATGATCTAAGAGATTTTGAATTTGCTAAGAAAAATAATATTGATATTAAGCAGGTAATAATAAATGATAAAAGTGTACAAACTAAAGAACTTGATAAACCTTATGTGGAAAATGGATATCTTATTAATTCAAATCAATACGATGGTATAGAAAATACTATTGCTAAATTAAAAATTTCAGAGGAGGGAGTAAATAATGGATGGGCCGAAAATAAGGTTCAATATCGTCTAAGAGATTGGTTAATATCTAGACAAAGATATTGGGGATGTCCGATACCCATAGTTAATTGCAAAAAATGTGGATCTGTTCCATTAAAGAAATCGGAATTACCTGTTTCCTTACCAAAAGATATAGAAATCTCGTCTAACAAGATTAATGCTTTAGGTGATAATAATAATTGGATAAATACAACATGTCCAAAATGTGGAATAGCTGCAAGAAAAGAAACTGATACTATGGACACATTCATGTGCTCATCTTGGTATTTTTTAAGATATCCATCTTCAAAATGTTCAACTAAGCCATTTGAAAAGATGGAAATAAATAAGTGGTTGCCTGTAGATCAATATGTAGGAGGAGTGGAGCATGCCATATTGCATTTGTTATATGCAAGATTTTTTACTAAAGCCTTGCGAGATAATGAACTATTTGAAATTGATGAACCATTCAAAAAGCTACTAACTCAAGGAATGGTTCAGGCCGCAGCCTATAAAAACAATAAAACGGGTAAATATGTTTCTCCTTCCGATATTACTGACCTATCAAATCCTACAGATCCAATTGACAATTCTAAACTTGAAGTTCTTTTCGAAAAGATGTCAAAGTCTAAATATAATGGAATAGATCCTGAATCAGTAATTAAAAAATATGGAGCAGATACAGCAAGAATGTTTATCTTATTTAAAGCACCACCAGAAAAAGATTTGGAATGGGGAGATACAGATGTTGAAGGACAATTTAGATTTTTAAGCAGGATTTGGAAGCTTTATATAAATTGTGCAAAAGATATAAATAGTAAAAGTAAGACCTATCCAGACAAAGAAAAATCTTTAATAAAGTCACTTAATATAGCTATAAAAGAAATCTCAAATGACATATTAAATAACCAATTTAATACTGCGATTTCAGAACTAATGAAGTTTTATAATTCATTATCAAATTCCATTAATGAGGTAAACAATAATCTTAAAAAAGAAGCTTTAAAAACATTTTGTATTTTGTTGGCTCCATTTGCTCCTCATATTGCTGAAGAAATATGGCATCTTATAGGATTTAAAAATTCTGTGCATTTAGAAAAATGGCCTACTTTTAATGCCGAAGCACTAAAAGAAGATTCATATGAACTAGTAATACAAGTGAATGGAAAAGTTAGAGACAAAGTAAATATTAATAATGAAATGAATGAGGATCAAATTAAAGAATTGTCTCTTAAAAGACCTAACATTTTAAAATGGACTCAAGATAAGGAAATAAGAAAAATAATTATTGTTAAAGGAAAAATTATGAATATTGTTATTTAA
- a CDS encoding glucose-6-phosphate isomerase: MNGDLNSWDKFCNYLWFDKKLNIWLDISKINFTSNDIKNLEEKFINVFSSIKELENGAISNIDENRQVGHYWLRNPSISPSSKIGEEISADINEISEFGKQILNGDIKNKNNHNYTDVLWIGIGGSGLGPLLITESLQKCSKGLNFSYIDNIDPFLISEKLEELSEKLSTTLFVVVSKSGGTPEPRIAMEIIKSHCENNSIEWNSNAIAITMKDSKLFKKATSESWLQIFNLQDWVGGRTSITSSVGLLPLALINENIFEFIRGASLMDEATRTSDFINNPAALLSSAWYLTGDGVGRRDMVVLPYRDRLQVFSKYLQQLVMESLGKKFNRNGEVVNQGISVFGNKGSTDQHAYVQQLRDGIDNFFCIFIELLDSPSTNIFEEKENPKEYLSGFLQGTRSALSSEDRQSITITLEKLNCFSLGALIALFERAVSFYAELVNINAYDQPGVEAGKKAAANIIEYQQKVSNLLDQGGEYSINDITSLFDNSVSEPIFFILREMCFGNDDYLVKGDWSNPNSLVIQKTNS; this comes from the coding sequence ATGAATGGAGATTTGAACTCTTGGGATAAATTTTGTAATTATCTTTGGTTTGATAAAAAATTAAATATTTGGTTAGACATAAGCAAAATTAATTTCACAAGTAATGATATAAAAAATTTAGAAGAGAAATTTATAAATGTTTTTTCATCAATAAAAGAATTAGAAAATGGTGCAATCTCAAATATTGATGAAAATAGACAAGTTGGACATTATTGGCTTAGAAATCCATCAATTTCTCCATCTTCCAAAATAGGCGAGGAAATTAGCGCAGATATTAATGAAATCTCTGAATTTGGAAAACAAATTTTAAATGGGGATATTAAGAATAAGAATAATCATAACTATACAGATGTTCTATGGATAGGAATTGGTGGAAGTGGTTTAGGCCCATTACTCATAACAGAGTCACTGCAGAAGTGCTCTAAAGGCTTAAATTTTTCTTATATAGATAATATTGATCCTTTTTTAATTAGTGAAAAGTTAGAAGAGTTATCTGAAAAATTATCCACAACATTATTCGTAGTAGTAAGCAAATCAGGTGGCACACCTGAACCTAGAATTGCTATGGAAATTATTAAAAGTCATTGCGAAAATAATTCTATTGAATGGAATTCAAATGCTATAGCTATAACAATGAAAGATAGTAAGTTATTTAAAAAAGCCACATCTGAAAGTTGGTTACAAATATTTAATTTACAAGATTGGGTTGGAGGGAGAACAAGTATTACAAGCTCTGTGGGATTACTACCATTAGCTCTTATTAATGAAAATATATTTGAATTTATTAGAGGTGCATCATTAATGGATGAAGCCACACGTACAAGTGATTTTATAAATAATCCCGCAGCATTATTATCATCTGCATGGTATTTAACCGGGGATGGCGTTGGAAGGAGAGATATGGTCGTATTACCTTATAGAGATAGGTTACAGGTATTTAGTAAATATCTCCAGCAATTAGTAATGGAATCATTAGGTAAGAAATTTAATAGGAATGGTGAAGTAGTTAATCAAGGTATTTCCGTTTTTGGTAATAAAGGATCTACAGATCAACATGCTTATGTTCAGCAACTTAGAGATGGAATTGATAATTTCTTTTGTATTTTTATTGAATTATTAGACTCTCCATCTACTAATATTTTTGAAGAAAAAGAGAATCCTAAAGAATATCTTTCTGGTTTTTTGCAAGGAACCAGATCAGCACTCTCTAGTGAAGACAGGCAAAGTATCACTATCACATTAGAAAAATTAAATTGTTTTTCACTAGGTGCCTTAATCGCTTTATTTGAGAGGGCGGTATCCTTCTACGCTGAATTAGTAAATATAAATGCATATGATCAACCCGGAGTTGAAGCTGGGAAGAAAGCAGCAGCAAATATTATTGAGTATCAACAAAAAGTAAGTAATTTATTAGACCAAGGAGGTGAATATTCTATAAATGACATAACATCATTATTTGATAATTCAGTGAGTGAACCTATATTTTTCATACTACGTGAAATGTGTTTCGGTAATGATGATTATTTAGTTAAGGGCGATTGGTCAAATCCAAATTCATTAGTTATTCAAAAAACAAATTCTTAA
- the purN gene encoding phosphoribosylglycinamide formyltransferase: MDKSFNYIISPEISEFRKFSPKLKIGVLASGKGTNFQELINLSEKGELDIDIKVLITNKDDAGCIKRAKNSEIPYKVIRAKDFSQKELFELEIINTLNSCEVELVVMAGWMKIVSPFFINKFKNKIINIHPSLLPAYKGGSAINDSILNGSKITGCSVHFVDEEVDSGSLIMQAALSIRDDDDIESLSKRIHILEHKILPHSISNAGFLIRSNFMENY; this comes from the coding sequence TTGGATAAATCCTTTAATTACATAATTTCGCCTGAGATATCTGAATTTAGAAAATTCTCACCAAAATTAAAAATAGGTGTACTTGCTTCTGGTAAAGGAACAAATTTTCAGGAGTTAATTAATCTCTCTGAAAAAGGAGAATTAGATATAGATATAAAAGTTCTTATAACTAACAAAGATGATGCAGGTTGTATAAAAAGAGCTAAAAATTCAGAAATACCTTATAAAGTAATAAGAGCCAAAGACTTTTCGCAAAAAGAGCTGTTTGAATTAGAAATTATAAATACTTTAAATAGTTGCGAAGTTGAACTTGTTGTAATGGCTGGCTGGATGAAAATTGTCTCTCCCTTCTTTATAAATAAGTTTAAGAATAAAATTATAAATATTCACCCATCATTACTTCCTGCTTATAAGGGTGGTTCTGCGATAAACGACTCTATATTAAATGGTTCAAAAATAACTGGTTGTTCAGTACATTTTGTTGATGAGGAGGTGGATAGTGGCTCTTTGATAATGCAAGCTGCATTGTCAATTAGAGATGATGACGATATTGAATCACTTTCCAAAAGAATACATATCCTCGAACATAAAATTTTGCCTCATTCTATCTCTAATGCTGGCTTTTTGATAAGAAGTAATTTTATGGAAAATTATTAG
- the argC gene encoding N-acetyl-gamma-glutamyl-phosphate reductase: protein MNVAIVGATGYGGIQAVNLLKKNKNYKITYLGGNKTSGSKWNDNFPFIYLDNDPLIEEISVDNISKNSDIALLCLPNGLSSTLTRKLLDRGVKVIDLSADYRYKSLDQWKRVYSKEAAIYKRNDEDLCKEAVYGLPEINKEAISKGRLIACPGCYPTSALIPLAPYLSQGIIENDGIVIDSKSGTSGGGREPNQKLLLSECGEGLSAYGLINHRHTSEIEQVASLISGNKIELLFTPHLVPISRGMHSTIYARLRDPGLTSDDCRILLDNYYRNFKNIKVLAIDTFPSTKWVKNTNQIIISVKVDIRNGKIIILSVIDNLLKGQTGQAIQNLNIMSGYSMDDGLELTNNFP from the coding sequence ATGAATGTTGCAATAGTAGGTGCTACTGGTTACGGCGGTATTCAAGCGGTAAATCTTTTAAAGAAAAATAAAAACTACAAAATTACATATTTAGGAGGTAATAAAACATCTGGATCAAAGTGGAATGATAATTTCCCTTTTATTTATCTAGATAATGATCCTCTTATAGAGGAAATTTCAGTTGATAATATTTCAAAAAATTCAGATATTGCTTTGCTTTGCTTACCAAATGGCCTTTCTTCTACATTGACAAGAAAATTATTAGATAGAGGAGTTAAAGTTATTGATTTATCTGCTGATTACAGATATAAGTCCTTAGATCAATGGAAAAGAGTATATTCCAAAGAAGCTGCTATTTATAAAAGGAATGATGAAGATTTATGTAAAGAGGCAGTCTACGGTCTTCCTGAAATAAACAAAGAAGCGATTTCAAAAGGTAGATTAATTGCATGTCCAGGATGTTATCCAACATCTGCTCTTATTCCACTAGCTCCTTATCTTTCGCAAGGAATTATTGAAAATGATGGAATAGTGATTGATTCTAAAAGCGGAACTTCTGGAGGTGGTCGAGAACCTAACCAAAAGTTACTCTTATCAGAATGTGGAGAAGGTCTATCAGCATATGGATTGATAAACCATAGACATACCTCAGAGATCGAGCAAGTAGCATCTTTAATTTCTGGAAATAAAATAGAACTGCTTTTTACTCCTCATTTGGTTCCAATATCGAGAGGGATGCATTCCACTATATATGCAAGATTAAGAGATCCAGGATTAACTTCTGATGATTGTAGAATTCTTTTGGATAATTATTACAGAAATTTCAAAAATATTAAAGTATTAGCTATTGATACATTCCCATCTACAAAATGGGTTAAAAATACCAACCAAATTATCATTTCTGTTAAGGTTGACATTCGAAATGGAAAGATTATTATTTTATCTGTAATTGATAATTTGTTAAAAGGACAGACTGGGCAAGCAATTCAAAACTTAAATATTATGAGTGGATATTCAATGGATGATGGTCTTGAGTTAACTAATAATTTTCCATAA
- the ribBA gene encoding bifunctional 3,4-dihydroxy-2-butanone-4-phosphate synthase/GTP cyclohydrolase II encodes MKETSPKSNNGTILDINESFKIDFDPISDALAAIRNGECIIVVDDERRENEGDLICAAQFATPQQINFMATEGRGLICLAMQGEKLDSLDLPLMVDRNTDKNQTAFTISIDAGPENNVSTGISAEDRAKTIQVAINPNTKPEDLRRPGHIFPLRAKKGGVLKRAGHTEAAVDIAAMSGLYPAGVICEIQNPDGSMSRLPQLKEYANQWGMKLISIADLISYRFQTERFVFRKSDAVLPSIFGNFKAYGYVNELDGSEHVALVKQKSSKLSEPVLVRMHSECLTGDAFGSLRCDCRPQLEAALSRIEKEEEGVVVYLRQEGRGIGLINKLKAYSLQDGGLDTVEANEKLGFPADLRNYGVGAQILTDLGIKKLKLLTNNPRKIAGLGGYGIEVIERVPLVICPNDNNAEYLSVKKMKLGHMIDEDNPNSRNIDPFISIFLDGKYKSIDLVPIKNDVIKFCSDKKINIKLESTPRLLAFWNRPKLVWRILHDQNRTNSNITDEEIKNIELFIQFLSNYEDSTKIGIIVSRNIEQALHPKSSIKLINTKFTINNEILYSSTRKFNLDKETFSIVFED; translated from the coding sequence ATGAAAGAAACAAGTCCCAAATCAAATAATGGAACAATTTTGGATATAAATGAATCTTTTAAAATTGATTTTGATCCTATCAGCGATGCATTGGCAGCGATAAGGAATGGTGAGTGCATAATTGTGGTTGATGATGAAAGAAGAGAAAATGAAGGAGATTTAATTTGTGCGGCTCAGTTTGCAACTCCTCAGCAAATAAATTTTATGGCTACTGAGGGACGTGGTCTCATATGCCTAGCTATGCAAGGTGAGAAACTTGACTCTTTAGATTTACCTTTAATGGTAGATAGAAATACAGATAAAAATCAAACAGCTTTTACTATATCAATTGATGCTGGACCTGAAAATAACGTTTCTACTGGAATTTCAGCTGAAGATAGGGCTAAGACAATTCAAGTTGCTATAAATCCAAATACAAAACCTGAAGATTTACGGAGGCCAGGACATATTTTTCCATTAAGAGCTAAAAAAGGTGGAGTTTTAAAAAGGGCCGGTCATACCGAAGCAGCGGTAGATATTGCTGCAATGTCAGGTCTTTATCCCGCAGGAGTGATTTGTGAAATACAAAATCCTGACGGTTCCATGTCAAGACTTCCTCAACTTAAAGAATATGCAAATCAGTGGGGAATGAAATTAATATCAATAGCTGATTTAATAAGTTATCGTTTTCAAACTGAAAGATTTGTATTTAGAAAATCCGATGCTGTACTTCCAAGTATTTTTGGTAATTTCAAAGCTTATGGATATGTTAACGAACTTGATGGTTCAGAGCACGTTGCATTAGTTAAACAAAAATCATCAAAATTAAGCGAACCTGTACTAGTAAGAATGCATTCAGAGTGCTTAACTGGCGATGCTTTTGGATCATTACGATGCGATTGTAGACCCCAGTTAGAGGCTGCTTTATCAAGGATAGAAAAGGAGGAAGAGGGAGTTGTTGTTTACTTGAGACAAGAAGGTAGAGGTATTGGTCTTATAAATAAATTAAAAGCTTATAGTTTACAGGACGGTGGATTAGACACTGTAGAAGCTAATGAAAAGTTAGGTTTTCCAGCTGATCTAAGAAATTATGGAGTTGGAGCACAGATATTAACCGATTTAGGCATAAAAAAACTAAAATTACTTACAAATAATCCTAGAAAGATTGCTGGATTAGGTGGTTATGGAATAGAGGTTATTGAGAGAGTTCCATTAGTAATTTGTCCAAACGATAATAATGCTGAATATTTGAGTGTAAAAAAAATGAAGTTAGGTCACATGATTGATGAAGATAATCCTAATTCCAGGAATATCGATCCATTTATATCAATTTTTCTTGACGGAAAATATAAATCTATTGATCTAGTTCCAATAAAAAATGACGTTATTAAATTCTGTAGTGATAAGAAAATTAATATTAAACTAGAAAGTACTCCAAGATTATTAGCTTTTTGGAATCGACCAAAATTAGTTTGGCGAATTTTGCATGATCAGAATAGAACCAATTCCAACATTACTGATGAAGAAATAAAGAATATAGAATTATTTATTCAGTTTTTATCCAATTATGAAGATAGTACAAAGATTGGAATTATTGTTTCTAGAAACATTGAACAGGCATTACATCCAAAAAGTAGCATCAAATTAATCAATACTAAATTTACTATTAATAATGAAATCTTATATTCTTCTACAAGAAAATTTAATCTAGATAAAGAGACATTTAGTATTGTTTTTGAAGACTAA
- a CDS encoding peptidylprolyl isomerase, with amino-acid sequence MTTALFETEVGNINIEFFSEDAPNTVNNFTKLISNGFYDGLAFHRVIPGFMAQGGCPNTRDGASGMPGTGGPGYNIKCEINSNKHLKGSLSMAHAGKDTGGSQFFIVYEQQPHLDGVHTVFGKTDDMDVVLKLTNGSKILKATLK; translated from the coding sequence ATGACAACTGCATTATTTGAAACAGAAGTTGGGAACATTAATATTGAATTTTTCTCTGAAGACGCCCCAAATACCGTCAACAACTTTACTAAATTGATTAGTAATGGTTTTTATGACGGACTAGCTTTTCACAGAGTTATTCCTGGTTTTATGGCCCAAGGTGGATGTCCTAATACTCGTGACGGAGCATCTGGTATGCCTGGAACTGGAGGTCCTGGATATAATATTAAATGTGAAATTAATTCCAATAAACATCTTAAAGGCTCACTTTCTATGGCTCATGCAGGAAAGGATACAGGTGGTAGTCAGTTTTTCATAGTCTATGAACAACAGCCTCATCTCGATGGAGTTCATACTGTTTTTGGTAAGACTGACGATATGGATGTAGTTCTAAAGCTTACTAATGGTTCCAAAATTTTAAAAGCAACTTTAAAATAG
- a CDS encoding DUF3110 domain-containing protein codes for MNIFVLLYNSGTDKEGIHSIELKGRTIVLMFEDKDDATRYCGLLEAQDFPLPTVEMINIEEIKDFCNKLDYECKLVEKNFVPKTAEDRLLISPPQKNLEVENWEEDKNNNNIDINTIKENLEKLL; via the coding sequence ATGAACATATTTGTTCTTCTATATAATTCAGGAACAGATAAGGAAGGAATTCATTCAATAGAACTTAAAGGAAGGACCATTGTTCTTATGTTTGAAGATAAGGATGATGCAACGAGATATTGTGGTCTACTAGAAGCTCAAGATTTTCCTTTGCCAACAGTTGAAATGATCAACATTGAGGAAATTAAAGATTTCTGCAATAAATTAGATTATGAATGCAAATTAGTAGAAAAAAATTTTGTACCTAAAACCGCAGAAGATAGGTTGTTAATTTCACCACCCCAGAAAAACCTAGAAGTTGAAAATTGGGAGGAAGACAAAAATAATAATAACATTGATATAAATACCATTAAAGAAAACCTTGAAAAGTTGCTTTAG